One genomic window of Quercus robur chromosome 6, dhQueRobu3.1, whole genome shotgun sequence includes the following:
- the LOC126689553 gene encoding armadillo repeat-containing protein LFR: MQKRSEQGKSGGGASAPTPKRGRPFGSSNSSAAAAAAAAAAAAAAADTAAPSNLLGPSLHVHSSFADQNNKRIVLAIQSGLKSELTWALNTLTLLSFKEKEDMRKDATPLAKIPGLLDALLQVIDDWRDIALSKEPIRTPRVRTLGANSLVTGFGNEYEVLGSNGTLLYPGLGSGSSVTEAVVQKNMSKSRSSDWWFDEDGLFNLDEEGRAEKQQCAVAASNIIRNFSFMPDNEVIMAQHRHCLETVFQCIEDHVKEDEELVTNALETIVNLAPFLDLRIFSSSKPSYIKITEKRAVQAIMGMLGSAVKSWHCAAAELLGRLIINPDNEPFLLPFVSQIHKRLIDLLSLPAFDAQAAAVGALYNLAEVNMDCRLKLANERWAIDRLLKVIKVPHPVPEICRKAAMILESLVSEPQNRALLLAYENAFAEILFSDGRYSDTFARILYELTSRPSNKVAAARGVWGM; encoded by the exons atgcAGAAGAGATCAGAGCAGGGCAAGTCTGGTGGCGGAGCCTCCGCTCCCACGCCCAAAAGAGGGCGCCCATTCGGCAGTAGCAACAGCAGCGCCGCAGCCGCCGCTGCAGCTGCAGCAGCCGCAGCCGCAGCTGCCGACACGGCGGCTCCGTCAAACCTCCTCGGCCCATCTCTCCACGTCCACAGCTCCTTCGCCG ATCAAAACAATAAGAGGATAGTTCTAGCTATTCAAAGTGGACTAAAGAGTGAGCTGACCTGGGCATTAAATACTCTCACATTGCTCTCTTtcaaagaaaaggaagacaTGCGCAAAGATGCAACCCCTCTTGCAAAAATACCTGGGTTGCTGGATGCTCTTCTCCAAGTG ATTGATGACTGGCGTGATATAGCACTTTCGAAAGAACCCATAAGGACACCGAGGGTCAGAACACTAGGGGCAAATTCTCTTGTAACAGGATTTGGGAATGAGTATGAGGTGTTAGGCTCAAATGGCACTCTCCTGTATCCTGG CCTGGGATCTGGTTCTTCTGTTACAGAAGCAGTAGTGCAGAAAAATATGTCCAAATCTCGTTCTTCGGATTGGTGGTTTGATGAAGATGGTTTATTTAATCTAGATGAAGAAGGGCGAGCAGAAAAACAGCAGTGTGCTGTTGCTGCTTCAAATATAATCCGGAACTTCTCTTTCATGCCAGACAATGAAGTCATTATGGCCCAGCATCGGCATTGTTTGGAAACAGTGTTCCAGTGCATAGAAGATCATGTCAAAG aGGATGAGGAACTTGTCACAAATGCTCTTGAGACAATTGTAAATTTGGCTCCATTTCTTGATCTTCGAATATTTAGCTCATCAAAGCCATCTTACATCAAAATAAC AGAGAAACGTGCAGTTCAAGCCATAATGGGGATGCTAGGATCTGCAGTCAAATCATGGCACTGTGCGGCTGCTGAATTACTTGGGCGTTTGATAATAAATCCTGATAATGAGCCtttccttcttccctttgtttcACAG ATACACAAGCGTTTAATTGATCTTTTGAGCTTGCCAGCATTTGATGCACAAGCGGCTGCTGTTGGTGCACTCTATAACCTTGCTGAAGTTAATATGGACTGCCGATTGAAGCTTGCCAATGAGCGATG GGCAATTGACCGACTGCTGAAAGTGATCAAGGTACCGCATCCTGTTCCAGAAATTTGCAGGAAAGCTGCAATGATACTTGAGAGCCTCGTCTCTGAGCCACAGAACAGGGCATTGCTGCTAGCTTACGAGAATGCCTTTGCAGAGATACTCTTCTCAGATGGCAGATATTCTGATACGTTTGCAAGGATATTGTATGAACTGACATCTAGACCAAGCAACAAAGTGGCAGCTGCTCGTGGTGTATGGGGCATGTAA